The nucleotide sequence GTGGGAAAGCCGATGGTCCACCGCCACGACCCGAACCTGATCACCATGTCGGCCGTGATCTGGGGCAGTTTGCCGTTGTTTTTTTTAATGCCGCCCATTAAGACGATGGCCGCCATTTCCCCAAAGGGCTGGGGCGCTCTGCTGTTCCTGAGCCTGATCTGCACCATCTTTGGATTTCTGGTATGGTCCTGGGCGTTAAAGAAAACCGAGGCGGCCCGGCTGGGGGCCTTGGTATATTTGATACCGCTGGTGACCATAATCTCCGGGCTGATATTCCTGAAAGAAGCGCCAACCCCGGGCCTGATCGCCGGGGGGCTTGTTCTGATAACTGGCGTAGTGGCGGCCGAAACGTAGGTCCGAAGAACAAAAAAACAGTTGATATTAATTCCTTTTTAGGCTTAACTATTCCCTATGGACATAAAAAAACTGGACCCCCGGCACTTAGACGCGCTTAAAGAGGTGTCCAATATCGGAGCCGGACATGCCGCCACCGCCCTCTCGGAACTGGCTCAGCAGATAATTTTGATAGACGTGCCGGTGATCGAGGTCAAGCCGCTGGGTGAAGCGCTGACCGCACTGGCTCTCCCCGGCCAGAAGATAGCCTGCGTGACGGTGGGGATTTCCGGCGACATCACGGGAGAATCCCTGCTGTTGTTCACCGAGCGCGATGCGATGGAATTTGCCAACCGGGTGCTGGGTCGGGTGGAATCAATAAAACCAGTTTCATTAGGCCAGCTGGAGGAATCGGCGCTGAAGGAAACCTCCAACATCATGACCTGCGCCTATATGAATGCCCTGGGCGAGCTTTTGGGAGTGATGGTGATACCCACCGCGCCGAGGTTGGAAATCCGCGACCCCAGGGATGCCGGCGGCCAGTCTTTTTCGTCCCACCAGGAGCACTGGGACATGGTGATCTCCATCAAGAACGAGTTCCGGTTCATGGACAAGCAGATCAAACTTCAAGGGTATTTTTTGCTGATACCGGACGGGGAATCGTTGAAGGCGATATTTAAAAAACTTAACATGTAGCGAGCAGATTAAAAGAGAACAAAACGGGGTGCTTGTAACAAGCCCCCCGTTTTGTTCTGAACCAACCTGGTTTTATTACGCTCCGCAGTTGTCCGGCAATGAAACCGGTCCCTGCTCCAGCTCGGCCAGTCGCTCCTTGTTCTTCACGCATGGCGCCAAACGGCAGAGCTCCCGGTAGAGCTCGAGCGCTTTCTGCCGCCGGGCTTCCTTTCCATCGGCCCGGTAGGTAAGGTATGCTATCTCGGCCCGGTCGGATTCGTCCAGTGGATCCAGTTTCCCCAGCAGGGCCAGGGCCGCCCCGGGATCGGTCTCCGCCAGCAGCTCCGACTTTTGAATCCGGACCATCAACATCAGGCCGGGGCTGTTCAAGTGCTGGGCCAGATCCCAGGCCTGCCGGTTGAACTCATCGGCGGATGCGGTTTTTCCGGTGCGGTGCAGGAAGCCGGCCTTGAGGTGCAGGAACTCGCAAAGTTCCTGACCCAGCCCCTGCTCCC is from candidate division TA06 bacterium and encodes:
- a CDS encoding chemotaxis protein CheC, whose protein sequence is MDIKKLDPRHLDALKEVSNIGAGHAATALSELAQQIILIDVPVIEVKPLGEALTALALPGQKIACVTVGISGDITGESLLLFTERDAMEFANRVLGRVESIKPVSLGQLEESALKETSNIMTCAYMNALGELLGVMVIPTAPRLEIRDPRDAGGQSFSSHQEHWDMVISIKNEFRFMDKQIKLQGYFLLIPDGESLKAIFKKLNM
- a CDS encoding tetratricopeptide repeat protein; translation: MYLLSSSKDCSVYLCYGIQVYHLQGKYEQAIAHCRSKLALSTTMGDRVGICYTLGNLGNALDELGRIDEALACFRQYYDLALSLGDKLNLSRAFSNLGKIFEKKGQPAQALDQYDKAITLAREQGLGQELCEFLHLKAGFLHRTGKTASADEFNRQAWDLAQHLNSPGLMLMVRIQKSELLAETDPGAALALLGKLDPLDESDRAEIAYLTYRADGKEARRQKALELYRELCRLAPCVKNKERLAELEQGPVSLPDNCGA